One Dictyostelium discoideum AX4 chromosome 3 chromosome, whole genome shotgun sequence genomic region harbors:
- the gacP gene encoding RhoGAP domain-containing protein, producing MKNFKAKIITAKQNVMEKTAKRENTLEPDEMKELEKKTTETKDFLRKLTKSVEKETLSSGVSIQDGTELADNFLDYSVHVRDNQSDLVILSGILSKIGEFQAGFEDLKSKLNSSLINDVSDPLKSIIKTELKQAKESKREYDRVRVAFDAHLSELANLRKQKNVKPPKIQESEEECERLRTNFERVGIDTTCLLRDTNVITEFETVEKLCDYLDSYHTFFQKGYRWLAQMIPDIYEYRLYVEKRKAELEKSKVRISMMVSPQKQQADSLSKTKCFGEDLSVLLNREGSTLPWFIVRAFQAIRNHIATEEGLFRLSGTKRIIYEYKQKIDEGKEYNLSEILDIHVVCNLVKLYLRELQPEPLLTYSRYNELIDTCNIEDQNQRVDKISKILSSLPKHYYTLLHHLIHLLSQIASQPKSKMGPANLATVIGPNILICQTDVVLEDIALGNMVVTTIIQNFDRIFGGPPLLQQSVPDTYVPPPNNTRNNSVNNFNNVQPSSFSASTSRSINLNKSTNNPNINDDNNNNNNINNSDDEPYDPNAPPIYSGVPMRGNIKHSDSCSTLGDSFDEGDAVELSD from the exons atgaaaaattttaaagcCAAAATCATAACAGCAAAACAAAATGTTATGGAAAAAACTGCAAAAAGAGAAAATACTCTTGAACCAGATGAGATGAAAGAATTAGAAAAg aaaacaACAGAAACAAAAGATTTCCTCagaaaattaacaaaatcaGTTGAAAAGGAAACTTTAAGTTCTGGTGTATCAATTCAAGATGGTACAGAATTAGCTGATAATTTCCTTGATTATAGTGTTCATGTTAGAGATAATCAGAGTGATTTAGTTATTCTTTCTggtattttatcaaaaattggTGAATTTCAAGCTGGttttgaagatttaaaatcaaaactt aattcatcattaattaatgatgttAGTGAtccattaaaatcaattattaaaactgaATTAAAACAAGCAAAAGAATCAAAGAGAGAATATGATAGAGTTAGAGTTGCATTTGATGCACATTTATCAGAGTTGGCAAATTTAAGAAAACAAAAGAATGTTAAACCACCAAAGATTCAAGAGAGTGAAGAGGAATGTGAAAGATTACGTACAAATTTTGAACGTGTTGGAATTGATACTACATGTTTATTACGTGATACCAATGTGATCACAGAGTTTGAAACAGTTGAGAAACTTTGTGACTATTTGGATAGTTATCATACATTCTTTCAAAAGGGATACAGATGGTTGGCACAAATGATACCGGATATCTACGAGTATCGTCTATACGTTGAGAAGAGAAAAGCAGAATTGGAGAAATCAAAAGTACGTATTAGTATGATGGTTTCACCACAGAAACAACAAGCGGACTCCTTGTCAAAAACCAAATGTTTTGGCGAGGATCTTTCCGTACTTTTGAATAGAGAAGGCTCAACATTACCATGGTTCATCGTTAGGGCATTCCAAGCCATCAGAAATCATATCGCAACAGAGGAGGGTTTATTCCGTCTCTCTGGTACCAAGAGAATCATCTACgaatataaacaaaaaatcgACGAAGGTAAAGAATACAATCTCTCTGAGATTTTGGATATCCATGTGGTTTGTAATCTTGTTAAATTATATCTTAGAGAACTTCAACCTGAGCCATTATTAACCTATAGTCGTTATAATGAGCTTATCGACACATGCAACATTGAAGACCAAAATCAAAGAGTCGATAAGATTTCAAAGATTCTCTCCTCCCTACCAAAACATTATTACACATTATTACATCATTTAATTCATCTTTTAAGTCAAATCGCATCTCAACCAAAATCAAAGATGGGTCCTGCAAATTTGGCTACTGTCATTGGTCCaaacattttaatttgtCAAACTGATGTCGTTCTTGAAGATATTGCTTTGGGTAATATGGTCGTAACAACTATCATTCAAAATTTCGATAGAATATTTGGTGGTCCACCACTTTTACAACAATCTGTACCTGATACCTATGtaccaccaccaaataaTACTCGTAATAATAgtgttaataattttaataatgtacAACCATCTTCTTTTTCTGCTTCAACCTCACGttctataaatttaaataaatctacaaataatccaaatatcaatgatgataataataataataataatataaataattccGATGACGAACCATATGATCCAAATGCACCACCAATTTATTCTGGTGTACCAATGAGAGGTAATATAAAACATTCAGATTCTTGTTCAACTTTAGGTGATAGTTTTGATGAAGGTGATGCTGTAGAATTATCAGACTAA